From a single Micromonospora carbonacea genomic region:
- a CDS encoding DNRLRE domain-containing protein: protein MQLNGGSTGVRPGRPRRTPRRLLTGGLAALLTATGALAGTAAPAAAGLTQYVLPTSVSYTDARQPALAFPTTAADVPVGTWQADGATHTTRAYFTFDLTPYRGKEIITAQVVTGESTVADCTKPRRLELWRTDTPATPPTWNTAPAVREKVGDVGPTAPCPAGYLELGVSEVIRQAVADGRDSLTLMARIAGPTRGTSTSDGG from the coding sequence TTGCAGCTCAACGGGGGTTCCACCGGCGTCCGCCCCGGACGCCCACGGCGCACACCGCGCCGGCTTCTCACCGGCGGCCTCGCCGCCCTGCTCACCGCCACCGGCGCGCTGGCCGGCACGGCCGCGCCGGCCGCCGCCGGCCTGACCCAGTACGTCCTGCCCACCAGCGTCAGCTACACCGACGCCCGGCAGCCCGCTCTCGCCTTCCCCACCACCGCCGCCGACGTGCCCGTCGGCACGTGGCAGGCCGACGGGGCGACGCACACCACACGCGCCTACTTCACCTTCGACCTCACCCCTTACCGGGGCAAGGAGATCATCACTGCCCAGGTCGTCACCGGGGAGTCGACGGTCGCCGACTGCACGAAGCCGCGCAGGCTGGAGCTGTGGCGCACCGACACCCCGGCGACCCCGCCCACCTGGAACACCGCGCCCGCCGTACGCGAAAAGGTCGGCGACGTCGGTCCCACCGCGCCCTGCCCGGCCGGCTACCTGGAGCTGGGCGTCAGCGAGGTGATCCGGCAGGCCGTCGCCGACGGGCGCGACTCGCTCACCCTGATGGCCCGCATCGCCGGCCCCACGAGGGGAACAAGCACTTCGGACGGCGGGTGA
- a CDS encoding class II fumarate hydratase, which translates to MVCVTTPEAAGYRIERDSMGEVEVPAEALWRAQTQRAVQNFPISGRGIEPAQIKALAQIKGAAAQVNGELGVIDAEVAAAIATAAAHVADGGYDDQFPIDVFQTGSGTSSNMNTNEVVATLASRELGRDVHPNDDVNASQSSNDVFPSSIHLAATQFVVEDLIPSLAHLAGALETKSAEFETVVKAGRTHLMDATPVTLGQEFGGYAAQVRYGVERLEATLPRLAELPLGGTAVGTGINTPLGFAAAVIAKLRESTGLPLTEARNHFEAQGARDALVETSGQLRTIAVGLYKIANDIRWMGSGPRAGLRELRIPDLQPGSSIMPGKVNPVVAEAVRQVCAQVIGNDAAVAFAGSQGDFELNVMLPVMARNLLESIKLLAASSRLLADRCVAGLVANADVCLAYAEGSPSIVTPLNRHLGYDEAASIAKEALAKEMAIRDVVIARGHVANGKLTAEQLDEALDLLRMTHP; encoded by the coding sequence ATGGTATGCGTGACGACTCCAGAGGCAGCGGGCTACCGGATCGAACGCGACTCGATGGGCGAGGTGGAGGTGCCCGCCGAGGCGCTGTGGCGGGCGCAGACCCAGCGTGCGGTGCAGAACTTCCCGATCTCCGGCCGGGGCATCGAGCCGGCGCAGATCAAGGCTCTGGCCCAGATCAAGGGCGCGGCGGCGCAGGTCAACGGCGAGCTGGGCGTGATCGACGCGGAGGTGGCCGCCGCGATCGCGACCGCCGCCGCGCACGTGGCCGACGGCGGCTACGACGACCAGTTCCCCATCGACGTGTTCCAGACCGGCTCGGGCACCTCGTCCAACATGAACACCAACGAGGTCGTCGCCACCCTGGCCAGCCGCGAGCTGGGCCGGGACGTGCACCCGAACGACGACGTCAACGCCTCGCAGTCCAGCAACGACGTCTTCCCGTCGTCCATCCACCTGGCGGCGACGCAGTTCGTCGTCGAGGACCTGATCCCGTCCCTGGCGCACCTCGCCGGTGCGCTGGAGACCAAGTCGGCCGAGTTCGAGACCGTGGTCAAGGCGGGCCGCACCCACCTCATGGACGCCACGCCCGTCACCCTCGGCCAGGAGTTCGGCGGGTACGCCGCCCAGGTCCGCTACGGCGTCGAGCGGCTGGAGGCGACGCTGCCCCGGCTGGCCGAGCTGCCGCTGGGCGGCACCGCCGTCGGCACGGGGATCAACACGCCGCTCGGCTTCGCAGCCGCCGTGATCGCCAAACTGCGCGAGTCCACCGGGCTGCCCCTGACCGAGGCGCGTAACCACTTCGAGGCGCAGGGCGCGCGGGACGCGCTGGTGGAGACGTCCGGGCAGCTCCGCACCATCGCGGTCGGCCTCTACAAGATTGCCAACGACATCCGGTGGATGGGCTCCGGCCCCCGCGCCGGCCTGCGCGAGCTGCGCATCCCCGACCTCCAGCCCGGCTCGTCGATCATGCCGGGCAAGGTGAACCCGGTCGTCGCCGAGGCCGTGCGGCAGGTCTGCGCCCAGGTGATCGGCAACGACGCGGCGGTGGCGTTCGCCGGCTCGCAGGGCGACTTCGAGCTGAACGTGATGCTGCCGGTGATGGCCCGCAACCTGCTGGAGTCCATCAAGCTGCTGGCCGCGTCGAGCCGCCTGCTCGCCGACCGCTGCGTGGCCGGCCTGGTCGCGAACGCGGACGTCTGTCTCGCGTACGCCGAGGGCTCGCCGTCGATCGTCACCCCCCTCAACCGCCACCTCGGATACGACGAGGCCGCCTCGATCGCCAAGGAGGCGCTGGCCAAGGAGATGGCGATCCGGGACGTGGTGATCGCCCGGGGGCACGTGGCCAACGGCAAGCTCACCGCCGAGCAGCTCGACGAGGCCCTCGACCTGCTCCGCATGACCCACCCCTGA
- a CDS encoding fumarate hydratase, with protein sequence MSSAAAFSYAPLLPTGPDQTEYRLVTDEGVDVVNGPGGRRFLTVEPAALTALTAEAMHDIAHFLRPAHLAQLRAIIDDPAASPNDRFVALDLLRNANIAAGGVLPMCQDTGTAIVMGKRGRHVLTDGGDAEAISRGVYQAYTRLNLRYSQLAPLTMWEERNTGSNLPAQVEIYAEDPDGHPDAYKFLFMAKGGGSANKSYLYQETKALLNPTRMMQFLEEKLRLIGTAACPPYHLAIVIGGTSAEYALKTAKYASAKYLDALPTQGSMTAHGFRDLELEAEVLELTRNFGIGAQFGGRYFCHDVRVVRLPRHGASCPVAIAVSCSADRQAVAKITPSGVWLERLETDPARYLPDVTDETLDAEQVVRVDLNRPMAEIRAELSKYPVKTRLSLTGPLVVARDIAHAKIAERLDAGEPMPQYLRDHAVYYAGPAKTPEGYASGSFGPTTAGRMDAYVEKFQAAGGSMVMLAKGNRSAQVTRSCQQHGGFYLGSIGGPAARLAQDCIRHVEVLEYAELGMEAVWKIEVEDFPAFIVVDDKGNDFFAEVTKPVLTVGRR encoded by the coding sequence ATGAGCAGTGCCGCCGCGTTCTCCTACGCTCCCTTGCTGCCGACCGGTCCCGACCAGACCGAGTATCGCCTGGTCACCGACGAGGGTGTCGACGTCGTCAACGGTCCGGGCGGACGCCGGTTCCTCACCGTGGAGCCGGCCGCGCTGACCGCGCTGACCGCCGAGGCGATGCACGACATCGCCCACTTCCTGCGCCCCGCCCACCTCGCCCAGCTCCGGGCGATCATCGACGATCCGGCGGCCTCGCCGAACGACCGGTTCGTCGCACTGGACCTGCTGCGCAACGCGAACATCGCGGCCGGCGGGGTGCTGCCGATGTGCCAGGACACCGGCACCGCCATCGTGATGGGCAAGCGCGGCCGGCACGTGCTGACCGACGGCGGCGACGCGGAGGCGATCTCCCGGGGCGTCTACCAGGCGTACACGCGGCTCAACCTGCGCTACTCGCAGCTCGCCCCGCTGACGATGTGGGAGGAGCGGAACACCGGCAGCAACCTGCCGGCGCAGGTGGAGATCTACGCCGAGGACCCGGACGGCCACCCCGACGCGTACAAGTTCCTGTTCATGGCCAAGGGCGGCGGGTCGGCCAACAAGTCGTACCTCTACCAGGAGACCAAGGCGCTGCTGAACCCGACGCGGATGATGCAGTTCCTGGAGGAGAAGCTGCGGCTGATCGGCACCGCCGCCTGCCCGCCGTACCACCTGGCGATCGTCATCGGCGGCACCAGCGCCGAATACGCCCTCAAGACCGCGAAGTACGCCTCCGCGAAGTACCTGGACGCCCTCCCGACGCAGGGCTCGATGACCGCGCACGGCTTCCGCGACCTGGAGCTGGAGGCGGAGGTGCTGGAGCTGACCCGCAACTTCGGCATCGGGGCGCAGTTCGGCGGGCGCTACTTCTGCCACGACGTGCGGGTCGTCCGGCTGCCCCGGCACGGCGCGTCCTGCCCGGTGGCGATCGCCGTGTCCTGCTCCGCCGACCGGCAGGCCGTCGCCAAGATCACCCCGTCGGGCGTGTGGCTGGAGCGACTCGAGACCGACCCGGCGCGCTACCTGCCCGACGTCACCGACGAGACCCTCGACGCCGAGCAGGTGGTGCGCGTCGACCTCAACCGGCCGATGGCCGAGATCCGCGCCGAGCTGTCGAAGTACCCGGTGAAGACCCGGCTATCGCTGACCGGCCCGCTCGTCGTCGCCCGGGACATCGCGCACGCGAAGATCGCCGAGCGGCTCGACGCGGGCGAGCCGATGCCGCAGTACCTGCGTGACCACGCCGTCTACTACGCCGGCCCGGCCAAGACCCCCGAGGGGTACGCCTCCGGCTCGTTCGGCCCGACCACCGCCGGCCGGATGGACGCGTACGTGGAGAAGTTCCAGGCGGCCGGCGGCTCGATGGTGATGCTCGCCAAGGGCAACCGGTCCGCCCAGGTGACCCGCTCCTGCCAGCAGCACGGCGGCTTCTACCTCGGCTCCATCGGCGGCCCCGCCGCCCGCCTCGCCCAGGACTGCATCCGGCACGTCGAGGTCCTCGAATACGCGGAGCTGGGCATGGAAGCGGTCTGGAAGATCGAGGTGGAGGACTTCCCCGCCTTCATCGTCGTCGACGACAAGGGCAACGACTTCTTCGCCGAGGTCACCAAGCCGGTGCTGACCGTAGGCCGCCGCTGA
- a CDS encoding RDD family protein encodes MSIAPGWYVDPADPDTRRYWDGEGWIGAPIPVDATPPEGPPPVESPAPASPAPGPGGPAAPTTSGPAPGPAGAPPAPGPFPGWPGTGQPPFPGQPGQPAGTGQPPYPGQPPGPVGGPPYGPLPGQPGAPGQGYPPGWAYPGWPGPPPAPRPHGLPLASFGARFVARLIDFGVVFLLNAVVNGWFVYRYVEEVTPYFREVLRRSMAGDTSTDGLPQPGEQAGGLQVAILLIATALWFAYEVPAMAGNGQTLGKRLLGVRAVPVEADQPLGFGRALRRWSTLGLPTLLWYCCGFGLLLQLVDALSPLFDHPLRQALHDKRAQTVVVRLPPRATTPSGGPAEPADDPATPATPSGDKP; translated from the coding sequence GTGAGCATCGCACCCGGCTGGTACGTCGACCCTGCCGACCCCGACACCAGGAGGTACTGGGACGGTGAGGGCTGGATCGGCGCGCCGATCCCGGTCGACGCCACCCCGCCGGAGGGGCCGCCCCCGGTCGAGTCCCCGGCCCCGGCCAGCCCCGCCCCCGGCCCGGGCGGTCCGGCCGCGCCCACGACCTCCGGTCCCGCCCCCGGCCCGGCCGGCGCGCCGCCCGCCCCGGGCCCGTTCCCCGGCTGGCCGGGGACCGGCCAGCCCCCGTTCCCCGGGCAGCCCGGCCAGCCGGCGGGCACCGGGCAGCCGCCGTATCCCGGTCAGCCGCCGGGGCCCGTCGGCGGCCCGCCGTACGGCCCGTTACCCGGCCAGCCGGGGGCACCCGGGCAGGGGTACCCGCCGGGGTGGGCGTACCCGGGGTGGCCGGGGCCTCCGCCCGCGCCCCGCCCGCACGGGCTGCCGCTGGCCTCCTTCGGCGCCCGGTTCGTCGCCCGGCTGATCGACTTCGGCGTGGTGTTCCTGCTCAACGCCGTCGTCAACGGCTGGTTCGTCTACCGGTACGTCGAGGAGGTCACCCCGTACTTCCGCGAGGTGCTGCGCCGGAGCATGGCCGGCGACACCTCCACCGACGGGCTGCCGCAGCCCGGCGAGCAGGCCGGCGGGCTCCAGGTCGCCATCCTGCTCATCGCCACCGCGCTCTGGTTCGCGTACGAGGTGCCGGCGATGGCCGGCAACGGGCAGACTCTCGGCAAGCGGCTGCTCGGCGTACGCGCCGTGCCGGTCGAGGCCGACCAGCCGCTCGGCTTCGGGCGGGCGCTGCGCCGGTGGAGCACGCTGGGCCTGCCCACCCTGCTCTGGTACTGCTGCGGCTTCGGCCTGCTGCTCCAGCTCGTCGACGCCCTCTCGCCGCTGTTCGACCACCCGCTGCGGCAGGCGCTGCACGACAAGCGCGCGCAGACGGTGGTGGTCCGGCTCCCGCCCCGCGCCACCACCCCGTCCGGCGGCCCCGCCGAGCCGGCCGACGACCCCGCCACCCCCGCCACCCCTTCGGGAGACAAGCCATGA
- a CDS encoding DUF397 domain-containing protein, with protein MELMGAHWRKSSRSGSNDKCVEVATDLPGVVGVRDSRNPSGPVPAVDAHAWRAFVAAFPQ; from the coding sequence ATGGAGTTGATGGGTGCCCACTGGCGGAAGAGCAGCCGCAGCGGGTCGAACGACAAGTGTGTGGAGGTGGCGACGGATCTTCCCGGGGTGGTCGGGGTGCGGGACAGCAGGAACCCTTCGGGGCCGGTGCCGGCCGTCGACGCGCACGCGTGGCGGGCCTTCGTCGCGGCGTTCCCGCAGTGA
- a CDS encoding Lrp/AsnC family transcriptional regulator, protein MTAVQGVQLDVLDARLIELFAEEPRIGVLECSRRLGVARGTVQARLDKLVDRGVIGGFGPDISPAAIGFAVTSFVTLEISQRLGHDPVTAHLAAIPEVLEAHTITGSSDVLCRIVARSNADLQRVIDQIVSYEGIRRASTIIALAQQIPYRTLPLVRSAAGGEGRAPS, encoded by the coding sequence GTGACCGCTGTGCAGGGTGTCCAGCTCGACGTGCTGGACGCGCGACTGATCGAACTCTTCGCCGAGGAGCCCCGGATCGGGGTGCTGGAGTGCTCCCGGCGGCTCGGGGTGGCCCGGGGCACCGTCCAGGCCCGCCTCGACAAGCTCGTCGACCGGGGGGTGATCGGCGGGTTCGGGCCGGACATCTCCCCGGCCGCGATCGGCTTCGCGGTGACCAGCTTCGTCACCCTGGAGATCAGCCAGCGGCTCGGGCACGACCCGGTGACCGCCCACCTCGCGGCGATCCCCGAGGTGCTGGAGGCGCACACCATCACCGGCTCCAGCGACGTGCTCTGCCGGATCGTCGCCCGCTCCAACGCCGACCTCCAGCGGGTGATCGACCAGATCGTCTCGTACGAGGGGATCCGGCGGGCGTCGACGATCATCGCGCTCGCCCAGCAGATCCCGTACCGGACGCTCCCCCTGGTCCGCTCCGCCGCCGGGGGAGAAGGAAGGGCCCCTTCCTAA
- a CDS encoding type II toxin-antitoxin system Phd/YefM family antitoxin, giving the protein MMKITLREFRDGAGRVLDGVERTGEPVIITKYERPVAVLLGIDEWEEIEAFRDRRDSAVIARSRAEGQFVPLSAALESLGVDPREVEALLADRAGGAAA; this is encoded by the coding sequence ATGATGAAGATTACCCTGCGGGAGTTCCGCGATGGCGCGGGCCGAGTGCTGGACGGGGTCGAGCGCACCGGAGAACCGGTCATCATCACCAAGTACGAGCGGCCCGTGGCCGTGTTGCTCGGCATCGACGAGTGGGAGGAGATCGAGGCGTTCCGAGACCGCAGGGACTCGGCGGTGATCGCTCGTTCTCGTGCCGAGGGTCAGTTCGTGCCGCTGTCGGCGGCTCTGGAGTCGCTCGGGGTTGATCCCCGCGAGGTGGAAGCGCTGTTGGCCGACCGGGCCGGCGGTGCCGCGGCGTGA
- a CDS encoding type II toxin-antitoxin system RelE family toxin: MKVQIDRDVLVWLHKQPRNVFLTVLSAILGLVSDPVPQGSTEMRDGSGRRLRVGDYRVLYRLDGDELTIHDVGHRKDVYS, encoded by the coding sequence GTGAAGGTTCAGATCGACCGGGATGTGTTGGTCTGGCTGCACAAGCAGCCGCGCAACGTGTTCCTGACCGTCCTGAGCGCGATCCTCGGCCTGGTTTCCGACCCAGTGCCGCAGGGCTCGACCGAGATGCGCGACGGGTCCGGGCGTCGGTTGCGGGTCGGGGACTACCGCGTCCTCTACCGCCTCGACGGCGACGAGTTGACCATCCACGACGTCGGGCACCGCAAGGACGTCTACTCGTAA
- the hppD gene encoding 4-hydroxyphenylpyruvate dioxygenase — protein sequence MTQAIDRPQPTEEIDVDRLVGAVDHDISHDPFPVKALDHVHFIVGNAKQAAHYYSTAFGMTCVAYRGPEQGFRDHAEYVLTSGSARFVLTGAVRPDAPGVEHVTKHSDGVADIALEVPDVDAAYAHAVAQGATGLVEPHDVGDSHGTVRMAAIAAYGDTRHTLVDRSRYTGPFLPGFVARGPIVDRQPMIDAGLQPKRFFQAVDHVVGNVELGRMDEWVDFYKRVMGFSNMAEFVGDDIATDYSALMSKVVANGTRKVKFPLNEPAVARKKSQIDEYLEFYQGPGAQHIAVATNDILASVDAMRAAGVEFLDTPDSYYDDPELRARIGRVRVPIEELKARKILVDRDEDGYLLQIFTKPVQDRPTVFFELIERHGSLGFGKGNFKALFEAIEREQEKRGNL from the coding sequence ATGACCCAGGCGATCGACCGACCGCAGCCCACCGAGGAGATCGACGTCGACCGGCTCGTCGGCGCCGTCGACCACGACATCAGCCACGACCCGTTCCCGGTGAAGGCGCTCGACCACGTCCACTTCATCGTCGGCAACGCCAAGCAGGCGGCGCACTACTACTCGACGGCGTTCGGCATGACCTGCGTCGCGTACCGGGGGCCGGAGCAGGGCTTCCGCGACCACGCCGAGTACGTGCTGACCAGCGGTTCGGCCCGGTTCGTGCTGACCGGCGCGGTGCGCCCCGACGCCCCCGGCGTCGAGCACGTGACGAAGCACAGCGACGGCGTGGCGGACATCGCGCTGGAGGTGCCCGACGTCGACGCCGCGTACGCGCACGCCGTCGCCCAGGGCGCGACCGGCCTGGTCGAGCCGCACGACGTCGGCGACTCCCACGGCACCGTGCGGATGGCGGCCATCGCCGCGTACGGCGACACCCGGCACACCCTGGTCGACCGGTCCCGCTACACCGGGCCGTTCCTGCCCGGCTTCGTGGCCCGGGGCCCGATCGTGGACCGGCAGCCGATGATCGACGCCGGCCTCCAGCCGAAGCGCTTCTTCCAGGCCGTCGACCACGTGGTCGGCAACGTGGAGCTGGGCCGGATGGACGAGTGGGTCGACTTCTACAAGCGGGTGATGGGCTTCTCCAACATGGCGGAGTTCGTCGGCGACGACATCGCCACCGACTACTCGGCGCTGATGAGCAAGGTCGTCGCCAACGGCACCCGCAAGGTCAAGTTCCCGCTCAACGAGCCGGCCGTGGCCCGCAAGAAGTCGCAGATCGACGAGTACCTGGAGTTCTACCAGGGCCCGGGGGCCCAGCACATCGCCGTGGCCACCAACGACATCCTGGCCAGCGTCGACGCGATGCGGGCGGCCGGCGTCGAGTTCCTGGACACCCCGGACTCGTACTACGACGACCCGGAGCTACGCGCCCGGATCGGCCGGGTGCGGGTGCCGATCGAGGAGCTGAAGGCCCGCAAGATCCTGGTCGACCGGGACGAGGACGGCTACCTGTTGCAGATCTTCACCAAGCCGGTGCAGGACCGCCCGACCGTGTTCTTCGAGCTGATCGAGCGGCACGGCTCGCTCGGCTTCGGCAAGGGCAACTTCAAGGCCCTGTTCGAGGCCATCGAGCGGGAGCAGGAGAAGCGGGGCAACCTGTAG
- a CDS encoding TIGR03618 family F420-dependent PPOX class oxidoreductase, producing the protein MIGHPAPGPEILDRLAQERIVWLCTVRPDGSPHVTPVWFLFRDDEWCIWTQERNRKVRNIVADPRVSLALPDGKFPVVAEGAAVIVREPFPGWAADEFRRKYDWDVTAPAGPAGDNVLIRVAVTRWLMAGSAS; encoded by the coding sequence GTGATCGGCCACCCGGCGCCCGGGCCGGAGATCCTGGACCGCCTCGCCCAGGAGCGGATCGTCTGGCTGTGCACGGTGCGGCCGGACGGTTCGCCGCACGTCACGCCGGTCTGGTTCCTGTTCCGCGACGACGAGTGGTGCATCTGGACGCAGGAGCGGAACCGCAAGGTCCGTAACATCGTCGCCGATCCCCGCGTGTCGCTGGCGCTGCCCGACGGCAAGTTCCCGGTCGTCGCCGAGGGTGCGGCCGTGATCGTGCGCGAGCCGTTCCCCGGGTGGGCCGCCGACGAGTTCCGCCGCAAGTACGACTGGGACGTCACCGCCCCGGCCGGGCCCGCCGGGGACAACGTCCTGATCCGGGTCGCCGTCACGCGCTGGCTGATGGCCGGCAGCGCCTCGTGA
- a CDS encoding PQQ-binding-like beta-propeller repeat protein has translation MRGWFLLGLVTVVVLAVAGVWNPWPGVWDWVDRSEPISEPDVIWQQRIGGTPKSVTIAGDTVIVEQRTRVESRSLATGAQLWDRKADWAAVAGGDRDPVVAVGKLLVKGYEVLDPTTGATRRRDDDAVAVWTYRNLLLDAHCVEATDCTLSAWDPRGTAPLWTAFLPGVSTGLFADNPDLLGTRRLTANRIDAGAAGPEPVPPLLGFPVDGRVHVVDTATGRVLQNVEPGRDERLAVVGGRMLRIRAVGQDGACAFTLTAHDPTTGKEVWRRTGINLRTADSAGCAQREDPQGARNVLIGVAPDGREAVIDGYDGRLLQVNDEGQKLIAVDDRYALLRTADKRSIVARELGADRTRWTRPTGERNGATLTPYAAVLTQEKPNRLIALDPRTGKELLVLRTSANALAVGPAGMVIGEGREIGYVRFGAGGSGTAPGGDAGVPGPGSSGGDPGGDAPGSGDGPADEDRCGPKRELC, from the coding sequence ATGCGTGGCTGGTTCCTGCTCGGCCTCGTCACGGTGGTCGTCCTCGCCGTGGCCGGGGTGTGGAACCCGTGGCCGGGCGTGTGGGACTGGGTCGACCGCAGCGAGCCGATCTCCGAGCCCGACGTCATCTGGCAGCAGCGCATCGGTGGCACCCCGAAGAGCGTCACCATCGCCGGCGACACCGTGATCGTCGAGCAGCGTACCCGGGTCGAGTCGCGCAGCCTCGCCACCGGCGCGCAGCTGTGGGACCGCAAGGCCGACTGGGCCGCCGTGGCCGGCGGGGACCGCGACCCCGTCGTCGCCGTGGGCAAGCTCCTGGTCAAGGGGTACGAGGTGCTCGACCCCACCACCGGCGCGACCCGCCGCCGCGACGACGACGCGGTGGCCGTGTGGACGTACCGGAACCTGCTGCTCGACGCCCACTGCGTCGAGGCGACCGACTGCACGCTGAGCGCCTGGGATCCGCGCGGCACCGCGCCGCTGTGGACGGCGTTCCTGCCCGGCGTCAGCACCGGCCTCTTCGCCGACAACCCCGACCTGCTCGGCACCCGCCGGCTCACCGCCAACCGGATCGACGCCGGGGCGGCCGGGCCGGAGCCGGTCCCGCCGCTGCTCGGCTTCCCCGTCGACGGCCGGGTGCACGTGGTGGACACCGCCACCGGGCGGGTGCTCCAAAATGTCGAGCCGGGCCGCGACGAGCGGCTCGCCGTGGTCGGCGGCCGGATGCTGCGGATCAGGGCGGTCGGCCAGGACGGCGCGTGCGCGTTCACCCTCACCGCGCACGACCCGACCACCGGCAAGGAGGTGTGGCGGCGCACCGGGATCAACCTGCGCACCGCCGACAGCGCCGGCTGCGCGCAGCGGGAGGACCCGCAGGGCGCGCGGAACGTGCTGATCGGCGTGGCGCCGGACGGCCGCGAGGCGGTCATCGACGGGTACGACGGGCGGCTGCTCCAGGTCAACGACGAGGGGCAGAAGCTGATCGCCGTCGACGACCGGTACGCGCTGCTGCGCACCGCCGACAAGCGCTCCATCGTCGCCCGGGAGCTGGGCGCGGACCGCACCCGGTGGACCCGGCCCACCGGCGAGAGGAACGGCGCGACGCTCACCCCGTACGCGGCGGTGCTCACGCAGGAGAAGCCGAACCGGCTGATCGCGCTGGACCCGCGTACCGGAAAGGAACTGCTGGTGCTGCGGACCTCGGCCAACGCCCTGGCCGTGGGCCCGGCGGGCATGGTCATCGGCGAGGGCCGCGAGATCGGGTACGTCCGCTTCGGCGCGGGCGGCAGCGGGACCGCGCCCGGCGGCGACGCCGGGGTGCCCGGCCCCGGCAGCAGCGGCGGCGACCCCGGCGGCGACGCGCCGGGCAGCGGCGACGGCCCGGCCGACGAGGACCGCTGCGGCCCGAAGCGGGAGCTCTGCTGA
- a CDS encoding GntR family transcriptional regulator, which yields MSVKRIDLMSPVPRYRQLAVILRKAIEAGEYPPGSRLPSEKTLTQTYGVARETASKAMDALAAERLAVMVPGVGWHVPPEGAGDPDA from the coding sequence TTGAGCGTCAAGAGGATCGACCTGATGTCGCCGGTTCCGCGATACCGGCAACTTGCCGTGATCCTGCGGAAGGCGATCGAGGCCGGTGAGTACCCGCCGGGGAGCCGGCTCCCGTCCGAGAAGACGTTGACCCAGACCTACGGGGTGGCGCGCGAAACCGCCTCCAAGGCAATGGACGCGCTGGCGGCCGAGCGTCTGGCCGTCATGGTTCCGGGTGTGGGCTGGCACGTCCCGCCCGAGGGCGCCGGCGACCCTGACGCTTAG
- a CDS encoding RDD family protein, whose amino-acid sequence MTQPQTYPTPPAGGQPPAGYPPPAGWVPPRPGYAPVPVGPGGQPLASFGDRLLAFLIDSAVASVVVFTLFLPVLAFVWFRMFDEFTRTNPDGTPVEPDPSTFLTDIMLPLLLAELGLVVLMLGLYWLYHVEYLCRSGQTLGKKVMKLRVVPLDPTRTLDRAMAGRRYLVQFVAATVVPGLSYLDGLWQLWDKPWQQCLHDKFAQTVVVKVAP is encoded by the coding sequence GTGACCCAGCCTCAGACGTACCCGACGCCACCGGCCGGCGGGCAGCCGCCCGCCGGCTACCCACCACCGGCCGGTTGGGTGCCGCCGCGCCCCGGGTACGCGCCGGTGCCGGTCGGCCCCGGCGGGCAGCCGCTGGCCAGCTTCGGCGACCGCCTGCTGGCCTTCCTGATCGACAGCGCCGTCGCCAGTGTGGTCGTCTTTACGCTGTTCCTGCCGGTCCTGGCGTTCGTCTGGTTCAGGATGTTCGACGAGTTCACCCGGACCAACCCGGACGGCACGCCCGTCGAGCCCGACCCGAGCACGTTCCTGACCGACATCATGCTGCCGCTGCTCCTGGCCGAGCTGGGGCTGGTCGTGCTGATGCTGGGGCTCTACTGGCTCTACCACGTCGAATACCTGTGCCGGTCCGGGCAGACGCTGGGCAAGAAGGTGATGAAGCTCCGGGTCGTCCCGCTCGACCCGACCCGGACGCTCGACCGCGCCATGGCCGGTCGGCGCTACCTGGTGCAGTTCGTCGCCGCCACGGTGGTGCCCGGGCTCAGCTACCTCGACGGGCTCTGGCAGCTCTGGGACAAGCCCTGGCAGCAGTGCCTCCACGACAAGTTCGCCCAGACGGTCGTCGTTAAGGTTGCTCCGTGA